A part of Neovison vison isolate M4711 chromosome 6, ASM_NN_V1, whole genome shotgun sequence genomic DNA contains:
- the NCAN gene encoding neurocan core protein, whose translation MGATSVWASGLLMFQMLLFVAGEQSTQDTTAAASATIDKGLHMQKVGSGLVRAALAELVALPCLFTLRPRPGTAREAPRIKWTKVRAASGQRQDLPILVAKDNVVRVAKGWQGRVSLPAYPRRRANATLLLGPLRASDSGLYRCQVVRGIEDEQDLVPLEVTGVVFHYRAAQDRYALTFAEAQEACRLSSATIAAPRHLQAAFEDGFDNCDAGWLSDRTVRYPITQSRPGCYGDRSSLPGVRSYGRRDPRELYDVYCFARELGGEVFYVGPARRLTLAGARAQCRRQGAVLASVGQLHLAWHEGLDQCDPGWLADGSVRYPIQTPRRRCGGPAPGVRTVYRFANRTGFPAPGERFDAYCFRAHHPTPHQHGDSETPSSGDEGEILSAEGPPTQELEPSMGEEVVTPDFQDPVVSSGEEEPLILAGKQESQETPSPASGGFTLASRPPLETEEVWLSTVGPSPSGPSTAVGIHTEATPTGPIPRRRGRFKGLNGRHFQQQEPQQGLEMGLEDGTQPPTPEAAGNHVEPLLATGATEASGKTQSQSPWAVLTNEVDGPEAGFPGGRNPPDPWLWPPTAVPPSIPGPSSVLGLKLEEAKGPSVRPAIPDLPWSSSEATALAPSPSESPSTASWGVSPMVSSPDFPVMAMLRAPKLWLHSHPTPLPTQADRVKGQSEVMATGPPSPASETEAVPQDPIHPEEHSLSLSVPTGQSRETASPTVGSYQAGRPVASSQTATDTQAGASPDHPRTDFGEMGESHPTGFSKTELPRSSPQASVDRNVAEDFYPAKIATEPTGVRDISGSESGVFSPVESPSSSSQAIMDEAQATWPSLHTDGLDSLSPSAPSGGPRVVLIPGVTPSSEPWAPINGEAMLEPTDSTTTLDPSDADGIWEPGSHVVEGAKSPTLSPQVAVDSSMAMSPWSLDQGDKVGVLAKSTVVSSSSQPHPEPEGQMVTPGTPGALAPSHEGSPPEELVFPSWAPTAASVDKPASVSSGAPTVPGDSPSTLLPASLGPEEFELEVLAGSPGVEGFWEEAASGEDPTLPGTPTNGSAEEAALDPCENNPCLHGGTCKANGTMYGCSCDQGFAGENCEIDIDDCVSSPCENGGTCIDEVNTFVCLCLPSYGGSLCEKDTEGCDHGWHKFQGHCYRYFAHRRAWEDAERDCRRRAGHLTSIHSPEEHSFINSFGRENTWIGLNDRIVERDFQWTDNTGLQYENWRENQPDNFFAGGEDCVVMVAHESGRWNDVPCNYNLPYVCKKGTVLCGPPPAVQNASPIGARKAKYNVHATVRYQCDEGFTQHHVAIIRCRSNGKWDQPQIVCTKPRRSHRMRRHHHHHQHQHGHRHHKSRKERRKHKKHPVEDWEKEEGNFC comes from the exons ATGGGGGCCACATCTGTCTGGGCCTCGGGCCTCCTGATGTTCCAGATGCTGCTGTTTGTGGCTGGGGAACAGA GCACACAGGACACCACTGCTGCTGCCTCTGCCACCATCGACAAGGGGCTCCACATGCAGAAAGTGGGGTCGGGGTTGGTTCGGGCCGCGCTGGCTGAGCTGGTAGCCTTGCCCTGTCTCTTCACCCTGCGGCCACGGCCAGGTACAGCCCGAGAAGCCCCTCGGATCAAGTGGACCAAGGTGCGGGCTGCATCGGGCCAGCGTCAGGACTTGCCCATCCTGGTGGCCAAGGACAACGTGGTTCGAGTGGCCAAGGGCTGGCAGGGACGCGTGTCCCTGCCTGCTTACCCACGGCGCCGGGCCAACGCAACGCTGCTACTGGGACCGCTGAGGGCCAGCGACTCTGGGCTCTATCGCTGCCAGGTGGTGAGGGGCATCGAGGATGAGCAGGACCTAGTGCCCCTGGAGGTGACAG GTGTTGTGTTCCACTACCGGGCAGCTCAGGATCGCTATGCACTGACGTTCGCAGAGGCCCAGGAGGCCTGCCGTCTCAGCTCGGCCACCATTGCAGCCCCACGGCACCTACAGGCCGCCTTTGAAGATGGCTTTGACAACTGTGATGCCGGGTGGCTCTCTGACCGCACCGTTCG GTATCCCATCACCCAGTCCCGTCCTGGTTGCTATGGCGACCGTAGCAGCCTTCCAGGGGTGAGGAGCTATGGGAGGCGCGACCCACGGGAACTCTACGATGTGTATTGCTTTGCCCGTGAGCTGGGGG GTGAGGTCTTCTACGTGGGCCCGGCCCGCCGCCTGACACTGGCCGGCGCACGTGCCCAGTGCCGCCGCCAGGGCGCCGTGCTAGCCTCGGTGGGACAGCTGCACCTGGCCTGGCACGAGGGCCTGGACCAGTGCGACCCGGGCTGGCTGGCCGACGGCAGCGTGCGCTATCCGATCCAGACGCCGCGCCGGCGCTGCGGGGGCCCAGCCCCGGGTGTGCGCACCGTCTACCGTTTCGCCAACCGCACCGGCTTCCCAGCGCCCGGAGAACGCTTCGATGCCTACTGCTTCCGAG CTCATCACCCTACACCTCATCAACACGGAGACTCAGAGACCCCCTCATCTGGGGATGAAGGGGAGATTCTGTCAGCAGAAGGGCCCCCAACCCAAGAactggagcccagcatgggggaAGAGGTGGTCACCCCCGACTTCCAGGATCCTGTAGTGTCCAGTGGGGAAGAAGAGCCTCTGATCCTGGCAGGGAAACAGgagtctcaggagacccccagccctgcctctggagGTTTCACACTAGCCTCAAGGCCCCCCCTGGAGACTGAAGAAGTGTGGCTGAGCACAGTGGGCCCCAGCCCTAGCGGCCCTAGCACTGCAGTGGGCATACACACGGAGGCCACTCCTACTGGCCCCATACCCAGGAGGAGGGGACGCTTTAAAGGGTTAAATGGGCGCCACTTCCAGCAGCAGGAACCCCAGCAAGGCCTAGAGATGGGGCTTGAGGACGGCACCCAGCCCCCGACCCCAGAGGCTGCTGGGAATCACGTGGAGCCTCTGCTGGCCACAGGAGCCACAGAAGCCTCAGGGAAGACGCAGAGCCAAAGCCCCTGGGCCGTGCTGACTAATGAAGTGGATGGGCCTGAAGCTG GTTTCCCTGGTGGCAGGAACCCCCCAGACCCCTGGCTGTGGCCCCCAACTGCTGTACCACCTAGCATCCCAGGCCCCAGCAGTGTCCTTGGCCTGAAGCTAGAGGAAGCCAAGGGCCCCAGTGTGAGGCCAGCCATTCCTGACCTGCCCTGGTCCTCCTCAGAGGCCACTGCCCTGGCACCCAGCCCCTCAGAAAGCCCCAGCACTGCCTCCTGGGGAGTGTCCCCTATGGTCTCTTCCCCAGACTTCCCTGTCATGGCCATGCTTCGTGCCCCGAAACTGTGGCTACATTCACACCCTACGCCCCTCCCCACGCAGGCCGACAGGGTCAAGGGGCAGAGTGAGGTCATGGCCACTGGTCCACCCTCTCCTGCCTCAGAGACTGAGGCTGTCCCCCAGGACCCCATTCACCCAGAGGAGCATTCCCTGTCCCTCTCAGTCCCGACAGGACAGAGTAGAGAGACTGCATCCCCGACAGTCGGCAGCTACCAAGCGGGACGTCCAGTAGCTTCTTCGCAGACAGCCACAGACACGCAAGCCGGAGCCAGTCCTGACCATCCCAGGACAGACTTTGGAGAAATGGGGGAGAGCCACCCTACTGGGTTCAGCAAAACTGAGCTCCCCAGATCCAGTCCACAAGCTTCTGTGGACAGGAATGTGGCAGAAGATTTCTATCCTGCCAAGATAGCCACTGAGCCCACAGGAGTGAGAGACATCTCGGGGTCTGAGTCTGGGGTCTTCAGCCCAGTGGAAAGCCCCAGTTCCAGTTCTCAGGCCATCATGGACGAGGCACAGGCCACGTGGCCCTCACTGCACACTGACGGGCTGGACTCCCTCTCCCCATCGGCGCCCTCAGGGGGCCCCAGAGTTGTCTTGATTCCTGGGGTCACCCCAAGTTCGGAGCCTTGGGCCCCTATAAATGGAGAAGCCATGTTGGAGCCCACAGATTCCACAACCACACTGGATCCCAGTGATGCTGATGGGATTTGGGAACCTGGATCCCACGTAGTTGAGGGAGCCAAAAGCCCTACCTTGAGCCCTCAAGTGGCTGTGGATTCAAGCATGGCAATGTCCCCCTGGTCCCTGGACCAGGGGGACAAGGTTGGGGTCCTGGCCAAATCCACAGTGGTCTCCTCAAGCTCCCAACCCCATCCAGAGCCAGAGGGTCAGATGGTGACCCCGGGAACACCGGGAGCCTTGGCCCCTTCACATGAGGGCAGCCCCCCAGAGGAGCTGGTTTTTCCTTCTTGGGCACCAACGGCAGCCAGCGTGGACaagcctgcctcagtttcctcaggaGCGCCTACAGTGCCGGGGGACTCCCCCAGcacccttctgcctgcctccctgggccCAGAGGAATTTGAGCTGGAGGTACTGGCAGGGAGCCCAGGTGTGGAGGGCTTCTGGGAAGAGGCAGCGAGTGGAGAAGACCCGACCCTGCCAGGGACCCCTACAAATGGGAGTGCAGAGGAGG CTGCCTTGGATCCGTGCGAGAACAACCCTTGCCTGCATGGGGGCACCTGTAAGGCCAACGGTACCATGTACGGTTGTAGCTGTGACCAGGGCTTCGCCGGGGAGAACTGTGAGATTG ATATTGATGACTGCGTCTCCAGCCCCTGTGAGAACGGAGGCACCTGCATTGACGAGGTGAACACATtcgtctgcctttgcctccccAGCTATGGGGGCAGCCTCTGCGAGAAAG ACACGGAGGGCTGTGACCACGGCTGGCACAAGTTCCAAGGCCACTGCTACCGCTACTTCGCCCATCGACGGGCGTGGGAGGACGCCGAGAGGGACTGCCGCCGCCGGGCTGGCCATCTGACCAGCATCCACTCACCTGAGGAACACAGCTTCATTAACA GCTTTGGGCGTGAAAACACGTGGATCGGCCTGAATGACAGGATCGTGGAGAGGGATTTCCAGTGGACGGACAACACGGGGCTG CAATATGAGAACTGGCGGGAGAACCAGCCTGACAATTTCTTCGCGGGCGGGGAGGACTGTGTGGTGATGGTTGCGCATGAGAGCGGCCGCTGGAACGACGTTCCCTGCAACTACAACCTCCCATACGTCTGTAAGAAGGGAACAG TGCTTTGTGGTCCCCCTCCGGCAGTGCAGAATGCCTCACCCATTGGTGCTCGCAAGGCCAAGTATAATGTCCATGCCACTGTACGGTACCAGTGTGATGAAGGATTTACCCAGCACCATGTGGCCATAATTCGATGCCGGAGCAATGGCAAGTGGGACCAGCCCCAAATCGTCTGTACCAAAC CCAGACGGTCCCATCGGATGCGGcgacaccatcaccaccaccagcaccagcacGGGCATCGCCACCACAAATCACGCAAAGAGCgcagaaaacacaagaaacaccCAGTGGAGGactgggagaaggaagaagggaatttCTGCTGA